Proteins from a genomic interval of Sporolactobacillus sp. Y61:
- a CDS encoding ABC transporter ATP-binding protein — translation MSSKNEQRIWGVTNLRLAFPKKESMSFKDLTFHYQEGEKILFLGPSGCGKSTLLQVLSGLIPGSVELPMRTDRISLPDNWGFIFQDPETQFCMPYVDEEIAFVLENQQIKRSKMPDLINHYLRMVGLFFPDSHRLIRTLSGGMKQRLAIASVLALEPEVLFLDEPTALLDPDGTRALWETVREVSHKRTLIIVEHKINHVLDFIDRVVLFNTSGEIIADGPKSEMIRNHEKELDDDGIWYPGAWPSYEKERSGHAARSKFHDPLLDLDQFCVYRNKAVTFSLAELKIRQGEWIAIIGENGAGKSTMVEGIMGLIPCSGHVRWHLDHPEDEIAFVFQNPEYQFVTDRTDDEMGFSLVLRGTPPEVVEESVNDSLDRFSLTDQRRQNPFQLSVGQKKRLSVASALITRPKVVILDEPTFGQDARNTFALLDVFQKLRESGTTIIMVTHEMEIVRHFATRVLEIHEGRLVSDRLQTDKPRGREGEADGPYLDGHGQMVF, via the coding sequence ATGTCCTCAAAAAATGAGCAAAGGATCTGGGGAGTTACCAATCTGAGGCTTGCTTTCCCGAAAAAAGAATCAATGTCTTTCAAAGATCTTACTTTTCATTATCAGGAAGGTGAAAAAATTCTGTTCCTTGGTCCTTCCGGATGTGGGAAATCCACTCTTCTGCAGGTGCTTTCAGGTCTGATTCCAGGCAGCGTCGAACTCCCTATGCGTACCGACAGAATAAGCCTTCCGGATAACTGGGGATTCATCTTCCAGGACCCGGAGACACAGTTCTGCATGCCCTATGTAGATGAAGAGATCGCTTTCGTCCTGGAGAATCAGCAGATTAAACGCAGCAAAATGCCGGATCTGATCAACCATTATCTCAGAATGGTCGGACTCTTTTTTCCCGATTCACATCGCCTGATCCGAACCCTGTCAGGGGGTATGAAACAAAGGCTTGCGATCGCAAGTGTGCTGGCACTTGAGCCTGAAGTCCTGTTTCTTGATGAGCCAACTGCTCTGCTTGATCCGGATGGAACAAGAGCGCTCTGGGAAACGGTAAGAGAAGTCAGTCATAAGAGGACACTGATCATTGTGGAACACAAAATTAATCACGTCCTGGATTTTATTGACCGTGTCGTTTTATTCAATACTTCCGGAGAAATTATTGCCGATGGACCGAAATCCGAAATGATTCGGAATCATGAAAAAGAACTGGATGACGATGGTATCTGGTACCCGGGAGCCTGGCCGTCATATGAAAAAGAACGGTCAGGTCATGCCGCCAGAAGCAAGTTTCATGATCCGCTTCTCGATCTTGATCAGTTTTGTGTCTATCGGAATAAAGCGGTGACTTTTTCTCTTGCAGAATTGAAGATCCGGCAAGGGGAATGGATTGCCATAATTGGTGAGAACGGGGCCGGAAAGAGTACTATGGTCGAAGGCATAATGGGTCTGATACCCTGCAGCGGCCATGTTCGCTGGCATTTGGATCATCCGGAAGACGAGATTGCCTTCGTCTTTCAGAATCCGGAATATCAGTTTGTCACTGACCGGACGGATGATGAGATGGGATTCAGTCTGGTCCTGAGGGGAACTCCTCCGGAAGTCGTAGAAGAATCCGTCAACGACTCCCTGGACCGGTTTTCTCTGACAGACCAGCGCAGGCAGAATCCCTTTCAGCTCTCTGTGGGGCAGAAAAAGCGGCTGAGCGTTGCTTCAGCTCTGATCACGCGTCCAAAAGTGGTCATTTTGGATGAACCGACATTCGGACAGGATGCCAGAAATACATTTGCCCTGCTTGATGTCTTTCAGAAACTCAGGGAATCAGGTACAACGATTATCATGGTCACCCATGAGATGGAAATCGTCCGCCATTTTGCGACGCGTGTGCTGGAGATTCACGAGGGCCGGCTGGTCAGCGACCGGCTGCAGACCGATAAACCACGGGGGAGGGAAGGTGAAGCGGATGGACCATATCTGGACGGACACGGACAAATGGTTTTTTAA
- a CDS encoding ECF transporter S component produces METEKKKYALNLTDILVTIVVALAFGLVFRLMGPVYDLLQPFGMHLEQLIYGIWYIAGPFAALLIRKPGVALLAETAAALAEVLFAGSGGIQNLYYGLIQGGFSELIFALWLYRRFTFSVAMLSGFSAAIGSFILDYAYGYMTGLAGWNLTLYVIFRLISSALIAGGFAYVLVKALEKTGVTQILRPVSKEDYDVLKK; encoded by the coding sequence ATGGAAACAGAAAAAAAGAAATATGCACTCAATCTTACGGATATTCTCGTGACCATTGTTGTTGCACTCGCCTTCGGACTTGTCTTCAGACTCATGGGACCGGTTTATGATTTACTTCAGCCATTCGGTATGCATCTGGAGCAACTGATTTACGGTATCTGGTATATCGCCGGGCCTTTTGCAGCACTCTTGATACGGAAACCGGGTGTTGCTCTACTGGCTGAAACAGCAGCAGCGCTTGCCGAAGTGCTTTTCGCAGGAAGCGGCGGCATACAGAATCTTTATTATGGATTGATACAGGGAGGTTTTTCTGAACTGATCTTTGCCCTCTGGCTCTACCGGCGCTTTACTTTTTCTGTTGCTATGCTGTCCGGATTTTCTGCTGCCATCGGATCATTTATTCTGGATTATGCCTATGGCTATATGACCGGTCTTGCCGGATGGAATCTGACACTATATGTGATATTCCGTTTAATCAGTTCCGCATTGATTGCCGGTGGATTTGCTTACGTTCTTGTTAAAGCGCTTGAGAAGACGGGTGTTACACAAATTCTGCGTCCTGTTTCGAAGGAAGACTATGATGTCCTCAAAAAATGA
- a CDS encoding YppE family protein gives MPENEKARLKEMTCELKLYNRKAKAQFTDRTRRPDYSVDFFGEVKPFADHVQHLIDSWRPLAETWVREDHPEYVYPIQIKDTYDNLSIICVTAFQKDTRRRRFLEMIKSIDYVLDNILEDLQVDQG, from the coding sequence ATGCCAGAGAATGAAAAAGCAAGGTTGAAAGAGATGACCTGCGAACTGAAATTATATAATAGAAAGGCAAAAGCGCAATTTACAGACCGGACCCGCCGGCCTGACTATTCCGTTGATTTCTTCGGTGAAGTCAAACCCTTTGCGGATCACGTCCAGCACCTGATTGACAGCTGGCGCCCGCTTGCAGAAACATGGGTGCGTGAAGACCATCCGGAATATGTTTATCCCATTCAAATTAAAGATACGTATGATAACCTTTCGATTATATGCGTTACCGCTTTTCAAAAGGACACGCGCCGGCGACGTTTTCTGGAGATGATCAAATCCATCGATTACGTTCTGGATAATATACTTGAAGACCTGCAAGTAGATCAGGGTTAA